From a single Mus caroli chromosome X, CAROLI_EIJ_v1.1, whole genome shotgun sequence genomic region:
- the Gpr82 gene encoding probable G-protein coupled receptor 82, with translation MNNNSTCIQPSVISTTALPITYIFLFIIGLFGNSLAQWVFLTKIGKKTSTHIYLANLVTANLLVCTAMPFMGIYFLRGFYWKYHSVQCRLVNFLGTLSMHVSMFVSLLILSWIAISRYATLMKKESRQEATSCYERMFYGHVLKRFRQPNFARTMCIYIWGVVLVVIIPVTLYYSVVEATEEGQSQCYNRQMELGARPSQIAGLIGTTFIGFSFLVVVTSYYSLVSHLRRVRTCTSITEKDLTYRSVKRHLLIIQVLLVVCFLPYSIFKPIFYVLHQREGDCQQLNYLIEAKNILTCLASARSSTDPIIFLLLDKTFKKTLYGLLTKS, from the coding sequence atgaataataacTCGACATGCATTCAACCATCCGTGATTTCTACCACAGCTTTACCGATCACTTAcatctttttgtttattattggtCTCTTTGGAAACTCACTTGCTCAGTGggtatttttaacaaaaataggTAAGAAAACATCAACACATATCTACTTGGCAAATCTTGTGACTGCAAACTTACTTGTGTGCACTGCTATGCCTTTCATGGGTATATATTTCTTGAGGGGTTTTTATTGGAAATATCATTCTGTACAATGCAGACTGGTCAATTTTTTGGGAACTCTATCTATGCATGTAAGTATGTTTGTCAGCCTCTTAATTTTAAGCTGGATTGCCATAAGCCGCTATGCTACCTTAATGAAAAAGGAGTCCAGGCAAGAGGCCACCTCATGCTACGAGAGAATGTTTTATGGTCACGTACTGAAAAGATTTCGCCAGCCCAACTTTGCCAGAACAATGTGTATTTACATATGGGGAGTTGTGCTTGTCGTAATTATTCCAGTTACCCTATACTACTCAGTAGTCGAGGCTACAGAAGAAGGACAGAGCCAGTGCTACAATCGGCAGATGGAACTGGGAGCCAGACCTTCTCAGATTGCGGGTCTCATTGGAACCACATTTATTGGATTCTCCTTTTTAGTAGTAGTAACATCATACTATTCTCTTGTCAGCCATCTGCGAAGAGTAAGGACCTGTACCTCCATTACCGAGAAAGATTTGACCTACAGATCTGTGAAAAGACACCTTTTGATCATCCAGGTCCTCCTAGTAGTTTGCTTTCTTCCATATAGTATTTTTAAACCCATTTTTTATGTTCTGCACCAGAGAGAAGGAGACTGTCAGCAGCTGAATTATTTAATAGAAGCAAAAAATATCCTCACTTGTCTTGCATCAGCCAGAAGTAGTACAGACCccattatatttcttttattagataaaaCATTCAAGAAGACACTATATGGTCTCCTTACAAAATCTTAA